The Aureimonas mangrovi genome includes a region encoding these proteins:
- a CDS encoding [protein-PII] uridylyltransferase: MNASATKEAKRAVLGEPEVLDLRLAEIVDTARLATDLEATAEMGTDARPAVLQVLKAANAVGRKAAEAMLFADGGGLACAMRISALQDTLIRAIHDYALAHVFQAPNPSAGERMAICAVGGYGRGTLAPGSDIDLLFLLPYKQTALGEQVAEYLLYLLWDLGFKVGHSTRSVDECVRLAREDFTIRTALLERRLIVGEPALFDELGRRFDAEVVEGTGAAFIAAKLAERDARHAKSGDTRYLVEPNVKEGKGGLRDLNTLFWIAKDHYRLDTREELVAAGVFSRREGRIFAKAEDFLWAVRCHMHFLTGKAEERLSFDLQPEIAERLGYSEHPGLKEVERFMKHYFLIAKDVGDLTGIFCAGLEEEHAKEAPGLRGLIRSLRQRSRQIPGTLAFVIDNNRINVTSRTVFSDDPVNMIRIFRLAARHELEYHPDALKLIRRQLRLVDGALRENPEANSLFLDVLTDPANPELHLRRMSEAGVLGRFIPEFGRIVAMMQFNMYHHYTVDEHLLRTVATLSRLEHGELENELPLTSGFVGAIKDRVPLYVALLLHDIAKGRPEDHSVAGARIARHLCPRLGLDERETALVAWLVEEHLTMSMVAQQRDLTDRKTIRDFADRVQTLDRLQLLTILTVCDIRAVGPGVWNGWKGQLIRTLYTETEPVLTGGFSQSSRAQRTAAARWELADALMDWPDEERRQIVEAHYPNYLLTVPLEDQKRHAAFLRENIEAGAELSTSVRTDAFRGVTEITVLAPDHPRLLSFIAGGCAATGANIADAQIFTMTDGRALDIITVNRAFAEDEDELRRAERIARNIRSLLHGRQAMPELLASRKARGRDLSSFAVRPRATVRNELSENLTVIEVEGLDRTGLLSDLTGAISDLNLDIRSAHVSTYGEKVVDVFYVTDLLGMKIAGEGRAERIERRLTAVLESAEGEASSPSAQPSTVAFGMSAR; encoded by the coding sequence ATGAACGCATCAGCGACGAAAGAAGCGAAGCGGGCCGTGCTCGGCGAGCCGGAGGTCCTCGACCTGCGCCTTGCCGAGATCGTCGACACCGCCCGCCTCGCCACCGATCTGGAGGCCACGGCCGAAATGGGCACGGATGCGCGTCCGGCGGTCCTGCAGGTGCTGAAGGCTGCCAATGCGGTGGGTCGCAAGGCGGCCGAGGCGATGCTCTTCGCCGATGGCGGCGGGCTTGCCTGCGCCATGCGCATCTCCGCGCTGCAGGATACGCTGATCCGGGCGATCCACGATTACGCGCTGGCCCATGTTTTCCAGGCGCCCAACCCGTCGGCGGGCGAGCGCATGGCGATCTGCGCCGTCGGCGGCTACGGGCGCGGCACGCTGGCGCCGGGCTCGGACATCGATCTCCTGTTCCTCCTGCCCTACAAGCAGACCGCACTGGGCGAGCAGGTGGCGGAGTACCTGCTCTATCTCCTGTGGGATCTCGGCTTCAAGGTCGGCCATTCCACCCGCTCGGTCGACGAATGCGTGCGCCTCGCACGCGAGGATTTCACCATCCGCACCGCGCTTCTGGAGCGGCGGCTGATCGTCGGCGAACCGGCTCTTTTCGACGAGCTCGGCCGGCGCTTCGACGCCGAAGTCGTCGAGGGCACGGGCGCGGCCTTCATCGCCGCCAAGCTCGCCGAGCGCGACGCGCGCCACGCCAAGAGCGGCGACACGCGCTACCTCGTCGAGCCGAACGTCAAGGAAGGCAAGGGCGGCCTTCGCGACCTCAACACCCTCTTCTGGATCGCCAAGGATCACTACCGTCTCGACACGCGCGAGGAGCTGGTGGCGGCCGGCGTCTTCTCGCGCCGCGAGGGGCGCATCTTCGCCAAGGCGGAGGACTTCCTCTGGGCCGTGCGCTGCCACATGCACTTCCTCACCGGCAAGGCCGAGGAGCGCCTGTCTTTCGACCTGCAGCCCGAGATCGCCGAACGGCTCGGTTATTCGGAGCATCCCGGGCTGAAGGAAGTCGAGCGCTTCATGAAGCACTACTTCCTGATCGCCAAGGACGTGGGCGACCTCACCGGCATCTTCTGCGCCGGGCTGGAGGAGGAGCACGCCAAGGAGGCGCCGGGACTGCGCGGGCTGATCCGCTCGCTGCGCCAGCGCTCGCGCCAGATCCCCGGCACGCTCGCCTTCGTCATCGACAACAACCGCATCAACGTCACGTCCCGCACCGTCTTCTCGGACGATCCGGTGAACATGATCCGCATCTTCCGGCTGGCCGCGCGCCACGAGCTGGAATACCATCCGGACGCGCTGAAGCTGATCCGCCGGCAGCTGCGCCTCGTTGATGGAGCCTTGCGCGAGAACCCGGAGGCCAACAGCCTCTTCCTCGACGTCCTGACCGACCCCGCCAACCCCGAGCTGCATCTGCGGCGCATGAGCGAGGCCGGCGTCCTCGGCCGGTTCATTCCCGAGTTCGGGCGCATCGTGGCGATGATGCAGTTCAACATGTACCACCACTACACGGTGGACGAGCACCTCCTGCGCACCGTCGCGACGCTCTCGCGGCTGGAACACGGCGAACTGGAGAACGAGCTGCCCCTGACGTCCGGCTTCGTCGGCGCGATCAAGGACCGTGTGCCGCTCTACGTCGCGCTCCTCCTGCACGACATCGCCAAGGGGCGCCCGGAGGATCATTCGGTGGCCGGCGCGCGCATCGCGCGGCATCTGTGTCCGCGCCTCGGCCTTGACGAGCGCGAGACGGCGCTCGTCGCGTGGCTGGTGGAGGAACACCTGACGATGTCGATGGTCGCCCAGCAGCGCGATCTCACCGACCGCAAGACGATCCGCGACTTCGCCGACCGCGTTCAGACGCTCGACCGCCTGCAGCTTCTGACGATCCTCACCGTGTGCGACATCCGGGCGGTGGGGCCGGGCGTGTGGAACGGCTGGAAGGGCCAGCTCATCCGCACGCTCTACACAGAGACCGAGCCGGTCCTGACCGGCGGCTTCTCGCAGTCCTCGCGTGCCCAGCGCACCGCGGCCGCGCGCTGGGAACTGGCCGATGCCCTCATGGACTGGCCGGACGAGGAGCGGCGCCAGATCGTCGAGGCGCACTATCCGAACTATCTGCTGACGGTGCCGCTGGAGGACCAGAAGCGCCATGCCGCCTTCCTGCGCGAGAACATCGAGGCGGGCGCCGAGCTGTCCACCAGCGTGCGCACCGACGCCTTCCGCGGCGTGACCGAGATCACGGTGCTCGCGCCCGACCACCCGCGTCTTCTCTCCTTCATCGCGGGCGGCTGCGCCGCGACGGGCGCCAACATCGCCGACGCGCAGATCTTCACCATGACGGACGGCCGCGCGCTCGACATCATCACCGTCAACCGCGCCTTCGCCGAGGACGAGGACGAGTTGCGCCGCGCCGAGCGGATCGCCAGGAACATCCGCTCGCTGCTGCACGGACGCCAGGCGATGCCGGAGCTTCTGGCCAGCCGCAAGGCGCGCGGGCGCGACCTCTCCTCCTTCGCGGTGCGTCCGCGCGCCACGGTGCGCAACGAGCTTTCGGAGAACCTGACCGTCATCGAGGTCGAGGGACTGGACCGCACGGGCCTTCTCTCCGACCTCACCGGCGCGATCTCCGACCTCAACCTCGACATCCGCTCCGCCCATGTCTCGACCTATGGCGAGAAGGTCGTCGACGTCTTCTACGTCACCGATCTCCTCGGCATGAAGATTGCCGGCGAGGGGCGCGCCGAGCGCATCGAGCGGCGGCTGACGGCGGTTCTGGAAAGCGCCGAGGGCGAGGCCTCCTCGCCGTCCGCCCAGCCCTCTACCGTCGCCTTCGGCATGAGCGCGCGTTGA
- the mutS gene encoding DNA mismatch repair protein MutS, which yields MKDDAPAPTPMMAQFLEIKAAHADCLLFYRMGDFYELFFEDAEIAAAILGITLTKRGKHLGEDIPMAGVPVVSSEDYLQKLIASGRRVAVCEQVEDPAEAKKRGGKSVVKREVVRLVTPGTITEETLLDAGRPNYLACAARLGRGGEADFAIAWSDLSTGLFRVARTSAARLAGDLLAIEPSEVVVSEALLADPELEAALRPLKTLLRAEPASLFDGTSAEARLSRFYGVATLEGFGDFSRAEMSAAAALLSYLGQTQLAARPALERPQRVDADAVMLIDPATRASLELTRTLAGRRQGSLLATIDRTVTGAGSRLLASRLAQPLTDPAAIRERQESVSFFLAERGAGAGLRECLKGLPDIERALSRLSLDRGGPRDLGAVAEALRRIEAVRGVMAGGAAGREIEAALAALAGPPPALAERLERELADELPLHKRDGHFIAAGAIAELDEARDLRDRARKVVADLQARYLAETGVRSLKIRHNNVLGYFVEVPEAQGAALAASPIFVHRQTLASAMRFSSVELADLETRITQAAATALSLEIAAFEALREAVLDALEPLRAAAGALALLDLSAALADLAAKEDWVRPLVDDSLAFLVECGRHPVVEAALKAGSGEPFVANDCDLSPPQGAEAGAIWLLTGPNMGGKSTFLRQNALIAVLAQIGAYVPATKAHIGVVDRLFSRVGASDDLAEGRSTFMVEMVETAAILNQAGPRTLVVLDEIGRGTATYDGLSIAFAAVEHLHEANRARALFATHFHEMTALAARLTRLHNVTMRVKEWEGEVVFLHEVKAGVADRSYGIQVAKLAGLPPAVVERARHVLKQLEKGGRGERRAAFVDDLPLFSAVRAAPAAPEPDPRLAALEALDPDALSPREALEALYRLKSLPRPVE from the coding sequence ATGAAGGACGACGCACCGGCCCCCACGCCGATGATGGCGCAGTTCCTCGAGATCAAGGCCGCCCACGCGGATTGCCTCCTGTTCTACAGGATGGGCGATTTCTACGAACTGTTCTTCGAGGACGCGGAGATCGCCGCCGCGATCCTCGGCATCACGCTCACCAAGCGCGGCAAGCATCTGGGCGAGGACATCCCGATGGCCGGCGTGCCGGTCGTCTCGTCCGAGGACTATCTCCAGAAGCTGATCGCGAGCGGGCGCCGCGTCGCCGTCTGCGAACAGGTCGAGGACCCGGCAGAGGCCAAGAAGCGCGGCGGCAAGTCGGTGGTCAAGCGCGAGGTCGTGCGGCTCGTCACGCCCGGCACCATCACCGAGGAGACGCTGCTGGATGCGGGTCGGCCGAACTATCTCGCATGCGCCGCAAGGCTGGGGCGCGGTGGGGAAGCCGATTTCGCAATCGCCTGGAGCGACCTGTCGACCGGGCTCTTCCGCGTGGCAAGAACGAGCGCCGCGCGCCTTGCCGGGGATCTTCTCGCCATCGAGCCGAGCGAGGTGGTCGTCTCCGAGGCTCTGCTGGCCGATCCCGAGCTGGAAGCGGCGCTGCGCCCGCTGAAGACGCTCCTGCGGGCCGAGCCGGCGAGCCTCTTCGACGGCACGAGCGCCGAGGCGCGGCTTTCGCGGTTCTACGGCGTCGCGACGCTCGAGGGCTTTGGTGACTTCTCGCGCGCCGAGATGAGCGCGGCCGCCGCGCTCCTGTCCTATCTCGGCCAGACGCAGCTCGCGGCGCGCCCGGCGCTGGAGCGCCCGCAACGCGTCGACGCCGACGCGGTCATGCTGATCGACCCGGCGACGCGCGCAAGTCTCGAACTGACGCGAACGCTGGCCGGGCGCCGGCAGGGATCGCTCCTTGCAACGATCGATCGGACGGTGACGGGCGCAGGCTCGCGCCTTCTGGCAAGCCGCCTCGCGCAGCCCCTGACGGACCCCGCCGCCATCCGGGAGCGGCAGGAGAGCGTCTCCTTCTTCCTCGCCGAGCGGGGTGCGGGCGCCGGCCTCCGCGAATGCCTGAAGGGCCTGCCGGACATCGAGCGCGCGCTCTCGCGCCTTTCGCTCGACCGGGGCGGCCCGCGCGATCTCGGCGCCGTCGCCGAGGCGCTGCGGCGCATCGAAGCGGTGCGGGGCGTGATGGCCGGCGGCGCGGCGGGCCGCGAGATCGAGGCCGCCCTTGCCGCTCTCGCCGGCCCGCCGCCGGCCCTCGCCGAGCGGCTGGAGCGCGAGCTTGCCGACGAACTGCCCCTGCACAAGCGCGACGGGCACTTCATCGCGGCCGGCGCCATCGCCGAGCTCGACGAAGCGCGTGATCTGCGCGACCGCGCGCGCAAGGTCGTCGCCGATCTCCAGGCCCGCTATCTCGCCGAGACCGGCGTGCGCTCGCTCAAGATCCGCCACAACAACGTCCTCGGCTATTTCGTCGAGGTGCCGGAGGCGCAGGGGGCGGCGCTCGCCGCTTCGCCCATCTTCGTCCACCGACAGACCCTGGCGAGCGCCATGCGCTTCTCCTCGGTCGAACTCGCCGATCTCGAAACGCGCATTACGCAGGCCGCCGCAACCGCACTGTCGCTCGAGATCGCGGCTTTCGAGGCGCTGCGAGAGGCGGTGCTGGATGCGCTGGAGCCCTTGCGGGCGGCCGCCGGCGCTCTGGCGCTTCTCGACCTTTCGGCCGCGCTCGCCGATCTCGCCGCCAAGGAGGACTGGGTCCGCCCGCTCGTCGACGACAGCCTCGCCTTCCTCGTCGAATGCGGGCGCCACCCGGTGGTGGAGGCGGCGCTGAAGGCGGGCTCGGGCGAGCCTTTCGTCGCCAACGACTGCGATCTCTCGCCGCCACAAGGCGCCGAGGCCGGCGCGATCTGGCTTCTCACCGGCCCGAACATGGGCGGCAAGTCCACCTTCCTGCGCCAGAACGCGCTGATCGCGGTGCTCGCCCAGATCGGCGCCTACGTGCCGGCGACGAAGGCCCATATCGGCGTCGTCGACCGCCTGTTCAGCCGCGTCGGCGCGTCGGACGATCTCGCGGAAGGGCGCTCGACCTTTATGGTCGAGATGGTCGAGACCGCCGCGATCCTCAACCAGGCGGGCCCGCGCACGCTGGTGGTTCTGGACGAGATCGGGCGCGGAACGGCGACCTATGACGGCCTGTCGATCGCGTTCGCCGCGGTCGAGCATCTGCACGAGGCGAATCGCGCCCGCGCGCTCTTCGCCACGCATTTCCACGAGATGACGGCGCTCGCCGCGCGGCTGACGCGCCTGCACAACGTGACGATGCGCGTGAAGGAATGGGAGGGCGAGGTCGTTTTCCTCCACGAGGTGAAGGCGGGCGTCGCGGATCGTTCCTACGGCATCCAGGTCGCCAAGCTCGCCGGACTGCCGCCAGCCGTCGTCGAGCGCGCGCGCCACGTCCTCAAACAGTTGGAGAAGGGCGGGCGCGGGGAACGCCGGGCCGCTTTCGTCGACGACCTGCCGCTGTTCTCGGCCGTGCGCGCGGCCCCCGCCGCGCCGGAACCGGACCCGCGCCTCGCCGCGCTTGAGGCCCTTGACCCGGACGCCCTTTCTCCGCGCGAAGCGTTGGAGGCGCTCTACCGCCTGAAGTCGCTGCCCCGGCCGGTGGAATGA
- a CDS encoding GNAT family N-acetyltransferase, whose protein sequence is MNAADIRQFRGKSPAAIAGLLGQGLRASWPVPRRRVSRTLGRLGGLEVRLAGSRAEIVAAKTLRYEVFCNEMGARPTLRQRLTRRDEDRFDAFCDHLIVLDHDVRTPMGPRVVATYRLLRHERARAAGGFYSAGEFDIAPMLARHDGRRFLELGRSCVEPSYRSRRTVELLWQGIWAFARENGIDTMFGCASLPGTDVAALTPALALLRESAMAPDEWQVAPLPHAGTRLPTATCADPRSVLRDMPPLVKGYLRIGGYVSDGLVVDHAFGTTDVFVILPVERIAGRYLSHYGEDKGRFGQGCAEGRGERRVAA, encoded by the coding sequence ATGAACGCGGCAGACATCAGACAGTTCCGTGGCAAGTCCCCGGCGGCGATCGCCGGTCTTCTCGGGCAGGGGCTGCGCGCTTCCTGGCCGGTGCCCCGGCGCCGCGTCTCACGCACGCTCGGCCGGCTCGGCGGCCTGGAGGTGCGGCTTGCCGGTTCGCGCGCCGAGATCGTCGCCGCCAAGACGCTGCGCTACGAGGTGTTCTGCAACGAGATGGGCGCGCGCCCGACCCTTCGTCAGCGCCTGACCCGGCGCGACGAGGACCGCTTCGACGCCTTCTGCGACCATCTCATCGTGCTCGACCACGACGTGCGCACGCCGATGGGACCGCGCGTCGTTGCCACCTACCGCCTGCTGCGCCACGAGCGCGCGCGGGCGGCGGGCGGGTTCTACAGCGCCGGAGAGTTCGATATCGCGCCGATGCTTGCGCGCCACGATGGCCGCCGCTTCCTCGAACTCGGACGCTCCTGCGTGGAGCCGAGCTACCGTAGCCGGCGCACGGTCGAGCTTCTGTGGCAGGGCATCTGGGCTTTCGCGCGCGAGAACGGCATCGATACGATGTTCGGCTGCGCCTCGCTGCCCGGCACGGACGTTGCGGCGTTGACGCCGGCGCTCGCGCTCCTGCGTGAGAGCGCGATGGCGCCGGACGAGTGGCAGGTCGCGCCGCTGCCCCATGCCGGCACGCGACTGCCGACCGCAACCTGCGCCGATCCGCGTTCGGTTCTGCGGGACATGCCGCCGCTGGTGAAGGGCTATCTGCGGATCGGAGGATACGTCTCCGACGGCCTCGTCGTCGATCACGCCTTCGGGACGACTGACGTCTTCGTCATTCTGCCCGTCGAGCGGATCGCCGGGCGGTATCTTTCGCATTACGGCGAGGACAAGGGCCGCTTCGGTCAGGGCTGCGCAGAAGGGCGCGGGGAGCGCCGCGTCGCCGCCTGA
- the lspA gene encoding signal peptidase II, with the protein MILWQILTVVAAVFIDQLVKLVVVETMALGQAIEILPFFALLHARNEGIAFSMFAGLHGMALAALSTVVLAFVLWLWRSTPRERLVSRFGFAIIVGGAIGNLIDRFFLGYVVDYIYFHTPVWSFAVFNLADTFITVGAGMIILDEFLLEPRRRRRAARSQEAS; encoded by the coding sequence ATGATCCTGTGGCAGATTCTCACGGTTGTGGCGGCCGTCTTCATCGACCAGCTCGTCAAGCTCGTCGTCGTGGAGACGATGGCGCTCGGCCAGGCGATCGAGATCCTGCCCTTCTTCGCGCTTCTGCACGCCCGCAACGAGGGCATCGCCTTCTCCATGTTCGCCGGCCTGCACGGCATGGCGCTCGCCGCGCTCTCGACCGTCGTCCTCGCCTTCGTGCTGTGGCTCTGGCGCTCCACCCCGCGCGAGCGGCTGGTGTCGCGGTTCGGCTTCGCCATCATCGTGGGCGGGGCGATCGGCAACCTTATCGACCGCTTCTTCCTTGGCTACGTGGTGGACTACATCTACTTCCACACGCCGGTCTGGTCCTTCGCGGTCTTCAATCTCGCCGACACCTTTATCACGGTCGGCGCCGGCATGATCATCCTCGACGAATTCCTTCTCGAGCCCCGGCGGCGCAGGCGCGCGGCGCGCTCACAAGAGGCTTCATGA
- a CDS encoding TrmH family RNA methyltransferase, protein MSERAGGPAAMKPTVAPGRVKEVTSVSNPIVKDIRALALKKGRDETGLFLAEGLKLVLDAVDAGWKMETLLVSRARLPESELLQKAAARAVASGADLLECSEKVLAAVARRDNPQGAIGVFHRHLTPLDRLDPGADGLLVVLDRVRDPGNLGTVLRTADAAGARGVVLVGDCVDPFSLETVRATMGSIFAVPMARASEEAFLAWRRRFAGLVVGTHMKGDTDYRAPNYAGRPVALVMGNEQAGLGEAMAGACDTLVRIPQVGKADSLNLAVATGLMIFEARRSVLKLAEASR, encoded by the coding sequence ATGAGCGAGCGGGCAGGCGGTCCGGCCGCCATGAAGCCGACGGTGGCGCCCGGCCGGGTGAAGGAGGTGACGAGCGTCTCCAATCCCATCGTCAAGGACATCCGCGCGCTCGCCCTGAAGAAGGGGCGCGACGAGACCGGCCTGTTCCTCGCCGAGGGGCTGAAGCTCGTGCTCGACGCGGTGGATGCCGGCTGGAAGATGGAGACGCTCCTCGTCTCGCGCGCCCGGCTGCCCGAGAGCGAGCTGCTGCAGAAGGCCGCCGCGCGCGCCGTTGCGAGCGGTGCCGATCTTCTCGAATGTTCGGAGAAGGTGCTCGCCGCAGTCGCACGCCGCGACAACCCGCAAGGGGCGATCGGCGTCTTCCACCGGCATCTGACGCCGCTGGACCGGCTCGACCCCGGCGCGGACGGGCTTCTCGTCGTCCTCGACCGGGTGCGCGATCCGGGCAATCTCGGCACGGTCCTTCGCACGGCTGACGCGGCGGGCGCGCGGGGCGTCGTTCTCGTCGGGGATTGCGTCGATCCGTTCTCGCTGGAGACCGTGCGGGCGACGATGGGCTCGATATTCGCCGTGCCGATGGCGCGCGCGAGCGAGGAGGCGTTCCTCGCATGGCGCCGGCGCTTCGCCGGCCTCGTCGTCGGCACACACATGAAGGGCGACACGGACTATCGGGCGCCGAACTATGCAGGGCGGCCGGTCGCGCTCGTGATGGGCAACGAGCAGGCGGGGCTGGGCGAGGCGATGGCGGGCGCCTGCGACACGCTCGTGCGCATCCCGCAGGTCGGCAAGGCCGACAGCCTGAATCTCGCCGTCGCCACCGGCCTGATGATCTTCGAGGCGCGGCGCTCGGTTCTCAAGCTCGCGGAGGCGTCGCGATGA
- a CDS encoding class I SAM-dependent methyltransferase, which produces MRREKSQDRRDRRESRAGNQGPERGVPRAGDKGAERPSAAAQAQEARAHREPPVLPPGERPEQALPVILNVEPNEDYALLDSGDGEKLERYGPLVIRRPENQAIWPRRRPAREWDGADAIFTGDTDEEGVGRWRFPKAALGETWPMRQDGLSYHGRFTSFRHVGVFPEQAAHWRFVEALTRAGAGKGRPVRVLNLFGYTGLASLLAARAGAEVTHVDASKKAIGWARENADLAGLAEAPIRWVCEDAVRYVEREVKRGNSYEIILLDPPKFGRGPKGEIWQVFEDLPYLLSLTRRLLSDRPLALVLTAYSIRSSFYSLSALMAEHCRGLGGRIESGELVIREEGAQARMLSTSLFSRWIAQGADT; this is translated from the coding sequence ATGAGGCGAGAGAAATCACAGGACAGGCGCGACCGTCGCGAGAGCCGGGCCGGCAACCAAGGCCCGGAGCGCGGTGTACCGCGCGCTGGCGACAAAGGCGCTGAGCGCCCGAGCGCGGCCGCTCAGGCGCAGGAAGCCCGTGCGCATCGCGAACCGCCGGTTCTCCCGCCCGGCGAACGGCCCGAGCAGGCGCTGCCGGTCATCCTCAATGTCGAGCCGAACGAGGACTACGCGCTTCTGGATTCCGGTGACGGCGAGAAGCTCGAGCGCTATGGCCCACTCGTCATCCGCCGCCCGGAAAATCAGGCGATCTGGCCGCGCCGCCGGCCCGCGCGCGAGTGGGACGGCGCCGACGCGATCTTCACCGGCGATACCGACGAGGAGGGTGTCGGACGCTGGCGCTTCCCGAAGGCGGCGCTCGGCGAGACCTGGCCGATGCGCCAGGACGGCCTTTCCTATCACGGCCGCTTCACCTCCTTTCGCCACGTCGGCGTGTTTCCCGAGCAGGCCGCGCACTGGCGCTTCGTCGAGGCGCTGACACGGGCGGGCGCCGGCAAGGGGCGCCCCGTGCGCGTCCTGAATCTCTTCGGATACACCGGCCTTGCCTCGCTCCTGGCCGCGCGCGCGGGCGCCGAGGTCACGCATGTCGATGCCTCGAAGAAGGCGATCGGCTGGGCGCGCGAGAACGCCGATCTCGCGGGCCTTGCCGAAGCGCCGATCCGCTGGGTGTGCGAGGACGCGGTGCGCTATGTCGAGCGCGAGGTGAAGCGCGGCAATTCCTACGAGATCATCCTTCTCGACCCGCCGAAATTCGGCCGCGGCCCGAAGGGCGAGATCTGGCAGGTCTTCGAGGACCTGCCCTACCTTCTGTCGCTGACGCGCCGCCTCCTGTCGGACCGCCCGCTGGCGCTGGTGCTGACGGCCTATTCCATCCGCTCGTCCTTCTATTCGCTCTCGGCGCTGATGGCCGAGCACTGCCGGGGCCTCGGCGGGCGGATCGAATCAGGCGAACTGGTGATACGCGAGGAGGGCGCGCAGGCGCGCATGCTCTCCACCTCCCTCTTCTCGCGCTGGATCGCACAAGGAGCAGACACATGA
- a CDS encoding lipopolysaccharide assembly protein LapA domain-containing protein has translation MISRLLSIIVLVPLAILIVIFCVVNREPVSVSMDALGTSPQLAFQAPLFVLILASLILGVLLGGIATFVTQARYRARAARRARELETLRQEVDASNERLRREREDRERERAAQATSQATAQVAPPAPRDAPAGLAAPAPSGRPAIAGPRAA, from the coding sequence ATGATCTCACGGCTCCTGTCCATCATCGTGCTGGTCCCGCTGGCGATCCTGATCGTCATCTTCTGCGTGGTGAACCGTGAGCCGGTCTCGGTTTCGATGGACGCGCTCGGCACCTCGCCGCAACTCGCCTTCCAGGCCCCGCTCTTCGTCCTGATCCTCGCCTCGCTGATCCTCGGCGTCCTCCTCGGCGGCATCGCGACCTTCGTCACGCAGGCCCGCTACCGGGCGCGAGCCGCCCGCCGCGCCCGCGAACTGGAGACGTTGCGCCAGGAGGTCGACGCCTCGAACGAGCGCCTGCGCCGCGAGCGCGAGGACCGGGAACGCGAGCGTGCCGCCCAAGCCACGTCTCAGGCCACGGCACAGGTCGCCCCGCCCGCGCCGAGGGATGCGCCCGCCGGGCTCGCCGCACCTGCGCCTTCCGGCCGGCCTGCGATCGCCGGCCCGCGCGCCGCCTGA